GAGCAGGAAGAAGTTCATTAATCTCCTTCTCATCTGTACAATAACGCGTATGGTTACCGGGCTTGATCCGCCGTGAAAACACGAACGGGGAAAGAGTTACAAACTTGTTGTTGTGAATCGGGGCATTGACCTCCTGAATATCTACCAACCTTGCCCGGAAATCGGAAAGCTGGATAATACCGTTACCTTCCTTTATTTCGTCTGCCAGTCCCTCGACAAAGTTTTTCGAAAATTCCGGATCAGCAGTAGATACGATCCATTCCATATCCGAATCAGGAGGATAAAATTCAACAGAGTGGAGTCTTTTCATCTGTGGTGAGAAAAACGAACTGTAACTGTACAGGCGATAAGGACGTTGACCATACTTACTGCCGTTGAGATGGTATCGCTTTTGGTATTCGGGATCTGCTCTTTTTAAGACAGCATTGATAAAACCGTTCAGCCTGTCATAAAAAAAGTTTTGAACAACCTGGCTTTCCCCTATTGTCTTAAACTTCAGGTAAAGACGCTGTGGTTTCATGAATTTAACCCCCTTAGCCATTTTACACGTTCCAAGGGAACGGGCGGCATATAACATTCATCCTGATTGTCAATGTGCCAGTACGGGGAACGGTATCCGTACTTCACCTTAAACCTATTACTATCCTTGATGTCTGTGGGGGTAACCCTGTAAAGTTCAGGAATACTCGAATCAGCAATATCCCCTGCAGTAATCTCCTTTACCTTGCCGATCTTCTTTTTCCCAATTCCCACCAGACCGTGAAGCAGATCTACAATTTCCCCAACACCACAATTATCTGTATTGACCAGGAAACAAATTTCATTAATCATAGTGCAGCGAAGCGTAAACAGAAAGTTTCTGCTGCGGCCCCCACCCGGTATAATCTGTTTTTTAAAAGCAGTATCCTTTTTAGAGTCAAGGGAGAACAGCCTGTTAAAACCGCGAAGCGGATTTTTTGTATATATGTGATCCTGAAATCCGAGTATTTTGCCAAACCACACAGAACAATCGAACATGAACTTTTCCTTGTCAGGCAAATAGATCCGCTTAATAGGAATATCCCACCTGTCCTCAATATCCCCGGTCTGCATGACCCTGGCGTATGATACCAGAGCGTCCAAGTGGGTGTAGTCGTCAAGGATGACTTGTTGATTCCGCAAATGTATTTTAATGAGTTTCACTATAACTTTTCCTCATACTTATTTCCAACCAGGGCAACCCTGCCCTTTTCCTCTCCATCCTCGAACACCAGATACGAGAACTCTACCCTGCCGCATCCTCTCGATTTCCATCCACCCAGATACGGCGTATTCGCGAAAAAGCGCAGACCCGCGAGGAAGATACCAAGCTGTTCATCGGTGACGCCCGTGAGCGTTATTATGCTTTCCATACACGTCCCCGCCGCGATAGCCTCAAATTGATGGATGTCCTTCACCGATTTAGTCACTGTTAGGCTCTCATCCTCCGCACTATCCACCACATCTTGGTTTTTTGCCCTTTTATCGTTCTTGCTGCGATTCTTTTCCCGTTCTTTACTATCCGCAATTTCAATAATGTATCGCCGTATCTCGTCAACACCCTGATCAGTAAAGTACTCTATGTTCTTGGGATTCAAGGCATCGTCCCTTTTCGTAATAAACATCTTGTCGATTATATCTCCACATCCCGGAAGCGGTAAATCCTCGGCTTCTTCTATGTCCTCCATTGTTCCTGTAAGATAATGGCGCAGAACAGCCATATCGATAAACGGCCGCGTCTCCCGAGTCATTGAAATAAGATTGGAGAAGTTAATACGGGATTCAATCATTGTCTTACCAACCGAGCCTCCCAATAACGATACCAGCGGCTCTTTTAGCGCAAGGTTTTCTATAACTGCGAGTTCAAAGTTTTCTCCTATTTCTATTCCGAGATCATTGAATATGTTTTCCACTTTCTTCCCGTTTCCCCGCTCCAACCTCATGCCACCTGAAAAGAACAGGTTGAAAGTTTCGATATGAGAAAAATCTATACCTTTGTCAGCACAATAGGCGCTCGCCATACAGTCCCGCATTATCCCCCTGACAGCATTTGCATTGACCTTCGGTACAAAAATCTCTGTGCCGTCGGCAAGTATGAATTTCTGCACAATTATACTGTTAACCTTCCTGTCATCACGCCCAGATGTTTCTCCTGACAGATGAACAATCGGTTGCATTGCCTTAACGTATCCCTTAAATTCAATCTTCCTTGGTATTTTCACTGTGCTCCCTCCTCTTAATAGTTTCTTTCTCCCAATTTTCCTCAAACTCCTTATCAGTCATGAAACAAGGACATTCCTCGTTCCACCATTCTCCCCTGAAAGAGCAAGAACCCCTGCCAGCCATACCCATACCGCCGGCACATTTTCGCCAGTTACATTTCCATTCCTTGCTGTCCTCTGGTGCTGATACTCTTTTATTGTACATTTTATCCTCTTATTTTATTTACTTGTGCGGCCCCAAAAATATCGCCCATTGTCCGATAGTCAGAATTAGAACACGTGGGTATCTATCCCACCCAACATATATTCCCAGGCCGGCAATTTTGCCCCATGCCTTCTCGACGCTGATATACTTAATGTGTTTGGATGTTCGCATATCCGCTCCTTTTAAGTCCGTGCTTAACAAACAGATCCTGTCTTAATTTGCGTCTCCAGGGATTGAACCTGCAAGCATCGCCCCCATTTAGAAAAACGTTTTCCGTTGCCTTTTTTGAACCGGGATTTAGCCGGTAACCTGTCTCGCAAAAGTTGTTTTTATTGGTGAACTGGTGTTTCCTGAATTCGCAATCCAGGCAATATCTTTCTTTGTCTTCTGTCATAAGTAAACCTCTCACTATATATGAACATAGGTGCCACTAATGCCCGTTTTTGCTTCTTTCCTTACTAAACGAACAGCAGGTTGGGATCCCTGCATTTCTCAGGCAGTTTTCCCCTCTGAACGTTTTTTACTTAACATTTTGCCTTATTTTGTTAAGCGTGCAATCCAACCCCTTCACACTTTCAATTGGCATTGACAGGATGAAAAATCTGAATCGCAGATAAAGCTGTCTGCATTTTTGGATTTTTAAACAATGATTAAGGCAGAAAATAGCAACCTTAAATCTTTGGCTTGATGGTATTGATCAAGGCAAATAGCAACTATTTTAACTTTGAAAATAGACAACGGAGTTACGATATTGATTTCCTACATGCAATTTATTGCCTCCTTCTTTGCGGCTTCGGGTTTCCCCTCTTCCTCAAACGTCTTAGAAATTAACTGCATATTCCCGCCCCATGAGATTAGTAAACATCTATGCTGGTAGGTTTCAGCTTTTTCAGTGGGTTCTTTATCGACAAAGATAGGCTCTTCTTTGCCTTCTATGGTTATCTGTGTTTCGGGGCCTTTTTCGTATTTGGTAAGGTCTACGGTGGGTTCTTCTTTTTTGGGAGCGACAGTCTTTGAGACCAGATAGTCCCATTCTTTCATTGATTGTTCGAACTGTTCGTTGGTAAGATTCCTTTCACTTGCAATCTCGCTAAGAATTTCGCTTTCAAGAGCTGCTTGTAGATCGGTTTCAACCCGTTCTTTAAGTCCTGATATTGCTTCTCGGTCAACTCCTTCTTCTGCGAGGTTGGCGCATTCCCTACAGATTCTTCAAGTATTTTTCGTATAATTGTTTTGCAGCCTTGTATCTTTTTATCAATTTTTTGTTCAGTTTCTATATCTGGAGGAGGACCTATAGGCATAAGGATAACAATTTTGCCATCAGTTTCGCCCAGTCCCATAACACCTTGAGCGATCATATCTAAGAACTCCATTACATAATCAAATAGTTCATTGTCGTTTTCCCACTCTTTGGAAAAAATCTTTTTATTAATATACTCTGCTCTGTCGCGTAGAATACAAGATATTATAACTTCCATAGTCCCATCGGTAATTTCTAAAAACCAAGAATAGTATTCAGGACCTACCTCATTTGTTATGTCTATGTTTTTCTCTTTACTAATTTCATATATTATATCAAGCATTTCTTGATTATATTTTTTCATTTTACTCTTTCTCTGGGTCTTTTTTAACGAGATATAATCAAACGCTGTGTTTGAAATGTTAGGCGGTGTATCCTTCCAGTGTCATACGAATGACCCCCCGAACATTTTTAAACATCAAACACACTATAAAGAAAGATAACGTATTTGAGCTGAAAAAGCCAGAGACTCTCGTTGACGATCCCTTTTCTAAAGGACGCATATTATCTCAGATAGATAGTCATTGTTTCAGCCTTTTCGCCCCTATCTCACCATCTGATTTGGTACCCTCCGAAAGTAAACCATTGCGGTTCTCAATCGGGTCTCCATCTCTACCCTGTGGTTTAGAGAAACAGCCTGATGAGTAATATACCAGGTGAGCACATTATAAAATGCCCAGAGGCTTATTACTGGGAAATTATCGTTATCATATCCACTCGCGTCATGATCAATTTGATGCTGTATCTCCTCCGTTGCATTTTTTCCAAACTTCATAGACTTCATAACTTTTTCGTATGT
The nucleotide sequence above comes from Syntrophales bacterium. Encoded proteins:
- the cas6 gene encoding CRISPR-associated endoribonuclease Cas6 — translated: MKPQRLYLKFKTIGESQVVQNFFYDRLNGFINAVLKRADPEYQKRYHLNGSKYGQRPYRLYSYSSFFSPQMKRLHSVEFYPPDSDMEWIVSTADPEFSKNFVEGLADEIKEGNGIIQLSDFRARLVDIQEVNAPIHNNKFVTLSPFVFSRRIKPGNHTRYCTDEKEINELLPAHLARKWHALTGEKIENPDISVRFRDVRPVKRYFRDKDSGHTNAIIANQGHIEFLTDDERILNLIYYAGFGLRGSTGYGCLEVMPLS